AACGATGAGATCCTTGTGCTGAGCCCACTGTGGGGTGGCGAACAGTTAGGAGGTGCTGGGGGTGAGACTGGGCCCATCAGCCCTCGAGGACGTGTCCACACACACGTGGGCACACTTACACGTGTCCACACACATGCATCCACGTGCATACACACTCATCCACACAGGCACGCCCTGTGAACGCTCACACGTACACACAGGCACACTCACCACACCTGCACTCGCTTACCCTTGTCTCTGGTCACTTCCCTCCTCACAATTCCAAGGTGACACCACCCTAGATGGGACGAGGAGTGACCCTGGCTGCCGCTCCCAGGAGACAGAGGCCCCCAGGGTAGGCAGACCCAGCCTTACCTCCCAGGTCTCCTCCTGCCTCTTGAAGGCCAGCTCATAGCTGAGGAGTGAGGCCAGCGGCTCCAAGGCAGGACTGATGCTCCAGGTCAGGACACAGTGGTCAGAACTGATGTTGCTCAGCAAGTCAGAGGGAGGGTCCAGCTTCACTGAAACAGAATGAAGCTGTGTAACGGTGTGCGGGCCAGCACGCCCAGGACTGGGGATCGGAAAGATTCCCGGGAAGGATGGGGCACGTGGCCAAGGCCTTCTCAGAGCAGAGCCCTCACTGGAATACTGGTCCAGAGAAGCCCCAGGTGGGACAAGATAGCAATCACTTCCTCCAGCCTCTGCAGCCAGACAAGGTGCGTTTCAAATCTAAGCTGCTGCTGGAAGTTCTGCCTAGTGTCTTACTGAAGTCCTTCCTGCTGTGACTGAAGTAGATCACAAGTGACTCAAACTGCGGCTCCTGCCCCAACTCAAAGCCCTGCACCTTCATCCTCCTCCAAAATCCTACCCCTCCCCGGGGGGCCCCGCCTGATCCTAGCCCTGGATCCGTCAGCAGGGACCAGGAGCACTGACCGGGCTGTGGGGGTGATGTAGCCAGGATGCTCCCGGCCAATGCACCGACCCAGGCCTCACCATGTCTCCGGGGCAGGTACTGTGGATCCACCAGGCTGACCTGCTCCTTCCCAGAGACGTGACGGTGGAAGGTGATGGTGAAGTTGTCAGAAGGCACGAGCACCTCCTCGGGTGGCAGCTCCACGGTGCACACGCTGGCCCGGAAGACGCACCTGTGCTTGCTGCCTGGAGCGTGGTTGCTGGAAAGGGCACGTGTAGGCACCAAAGGGCCACTGCACCAGCCCGGATCCCTACCCTCACCCCTGCCCTCGACCCCCTGCCCTCCGGCCTCACCTGGTGAAGAGCAGCCAGGGGCCGGCCCCCCGGCCCAGCTCTGGGGCAGACCAGTGGCAGTCAATCCTGAGGATGTTGTTGGTGTGGCACGTGAAAGTCCCAGGCCCTGGGAACAGTGACCCTTGCAAGCCCACAGTGGCTGCTTCAGGGCAGGgctcggggagggggagggcgtgGCAGCTGACCCCTCCGACAGGGCAGGCCCCAGAGAACGagcccaggagcccaggagaAGTTACcgcgggcagggctgggagaccCCGAGGGGATGGGCTCTGAGCGTGCAACCCGGGTGGGGCTGAAGCCCCGGCTGATCTCAGGAAGACGGGTGCCCGCACAGCCCAAACCCAACCCTTCCCCGTGGAGCCTGACGGGGGCaaccctgcccccagctctgcccccacaGCTCCCCCCACACACAGTGCCAGCCCTCACCTCCTCCGTCCCCTGGGACAGAGACGCCCAAGCCGACCCAGGCGCAGATGCAGGTGCAGGTCAGGAGCCAGGTGCCCACCTCTCGCATCAGTACCTCGCTCTGCAAGGTCCAACCTGGAaggggctgggctgaggggcTGTCTGCGGAGTGCCCCAGCGGGCGCTCCCGTGAGGGGCATTCCGAGTGGGTCACCACCTACACCCTCACCCTGTCCCGTGAAGCAGGCTGAGCACCGCTGTCCAAGCAGCACCGGCAAGAACCTCCAGCTCAGGCCTCCCGGGGTCACTGGACTCTGACTCAGCCACGTGTCCAGGTCTGCCCAGTGAGCGCCTCTCTGGGCCTGGCCCCCCATCCCTGGGCCCAGGTCCCTTCCCGCAGGGGAGGCACGGTTGGGGGAATGGGGTCGCGGACAACAACAGGGAAGCTCTGCTGGACCCCCTGGTCTCACACCTGGGCCGACTGTGTGAGGTGCATCACCCACGTGAATTCCCACCAGAGCCACATGAGGTGGGGGACAGTCCCTGACCACTGACAAGGGAGCTgaccccagggtcacacagctagctgcTCCCATCCTGGTGCTCTGCCCCAGGAAAGTGGAGGAGGATGGCAGCGGGGTGTCCATGCAACAGCCAACACCTCCCACACACTGTCTGTCACACGCCTGTCCCCAGGTGCCCTGCAGAGGAGAGCGCCCCCGGGGAGCAGGGCTCTCAGTGCAGGGGTGTCAGCCCCAGGATCCCTGGAgacaggggctgggtgctgggaagCGCCTGGGGGTGAACAGGCCGCTAACACCCTGTCACCCCATTTGCAGCTCCAGATGGTACACTGATAGCTCCTCTGCAGGAAGCAGGACCAGCCTGGTTATGCAAGCCTGATGAGTGATAAGGAAGCAGAAAAGAAGCAGACATGCACAGACCGCAGCACGGAAGCGCTCCAGGAACCCGCACACACTCACCCGGTAGCAgacaccctcccaccccaccccctgcaggcTCTCTGTGGACCCACAGGATGGACCCCTGTCAAGGTCAACAGTCAAGAAGACCCCACCCTTCCCTAGACTGAAGCATCACTTGCTACAA
This region of Physeter macrocephalus isolate SW-GA chromosome 14, ASM283717v5, whole genome shotgun sequence genomic DNA includes:
- the LOC102995650 gene encoding LOW QUALITY PROTEIN: interleukin-9 receptor (The sequence of the model RefSeq protein was modified relative to this genomic sequence to represent the inferred CDS: inserted 2 bases in 1 codon; deleted 1 base in 1 codon) — protein: MREVGTWLLTCTCICAWVGLGVSVPGDGGGEGWHCVWXGSCGGRAGGRVAPVRLHGEGLGLGCAGPVFLRSAGASAPPGLHAQSPSPRGLPALPAVTSPGLLGSFSGACPVGGVSCHALPLPEPCPEAATVGLQGSLFPGPGTFTCHTNNILRIDCHWSAPELGRGAGPWLLFTSNHAPGSKHRCVFRASVCTVELPPEEVLVPSDNFTITFHRHVSGKEQVSLVDPQYLPRRHVKLDPPSDLLSNISSDHCVLTWSISPALEPLASLLSYELAFKRQEETWEWAQHKDLIVGVTWLKLEATELDPGSTYEARLRVQMATPEDAVAEEERYEGPWSDWSQPAHFHSPQRQGLLVPALGQPNSTLVSVSIFLLLTSLIYLLFKLSPRMKAALYQDVPSPGPFFQSLYSVHNGDFQTWIGAHRAGPQPSPDCMGPARGAWETHVQEAIALLTCDPVGVEPLPGLEEEGSTGTGLPADALPAACVEWGGPPPAYLPQEAWAPAGPTRLAPAQSQGSSSDYCALGCSRWGCPSTFTGNAQSSEPDPDLACGLFCDQQSLDAQPGGNCAGVGHSQRQDAGGWAA